The DNA segment CACTTTACCGCGGTATCGGTGCAATGGGCCTGGGCGCTGGCCCGGCCCACGCCGTCTATTTCTCCGTCTACGAGACTTGCAAGAAGCGGTTATCCGAGGGGAGCCCTAACAACGCCGCCGCGCACGCCGCCTCTGGAGTCTGCGCCACCGTGGCCAGTGACGCCGTGTTTACGCCGATGGACATGGTGAAGCAGAGGCTGCAGCTGGGGAATAGCGGGTACAAAGGGGTTTTGGACTGCGTGAGGAGGGTCATGAGTGAGGAAGGGTTTGGGGCGTTCTACGCCTCTTATAGGACCACCGTGTTGATGAACGCGCCGTTCACCGCTGTGCATTTCACGACCTATGAGGCTGCGAAACGTGGCCTCGTGGAGGTCTGGCCCGAGAGTGTTGACGATGAACGGTTGGTTGTGCATGCCACCGCCGGTGCTGCTGCTGGAGCCTTGGCTGCCGCAGTTACGACGCCGCTTGATGTTGTCAAGACTCAATTGCAGTGTCAGGTATAGTTGTAATACTGATTACTGATATTGTTGTTGttgatatttttcaattttcacaTTTCCTTACTCGTTGTAGTAGTTTTGAACTATAGGAGTTTTTGCTTACTAGagttttgaattgtttagtgCATGGCTTTAAGGTTTATTATATGAACAATGTGACTGTGGTATGGAAAATGAAGTGGATTGTAGTATCTTATTTAATTCAAGAGTCTGGCAATTGCATTTGAACGATGCTAGGGTTTCGTGCATCACCTTTCCTATAGGATTCAGTATATTGAATAATATGGATGCTTACAAAAAAAATGTGGCTGTGGTGTGGAAATGAAGTGGATAGCAATATTTTGATCGTTTGTGTTACATTTCCTTTATTCCATCTGTGTGCTTGCTAGTATGAGATAGTAATGTTGGCTTATGTTTCTGTATTGTTAGTTTCGTGGTATGTTCTTTGTGCTTCTTTG comes from the Phaseolus vulgaris cultivar G19833 chromosome 8, P. vulgaris v2.0, whole genome shotgun sequence genome and includes:
- the LOC137825940 gene encoding uncharacterized protein encodes the protein MATDARAKFQNADFRPDFHADLTVSTHDGLQFWQFMIAGSVAGCVEHMSMFPVDTVKTRMQALGSCPVKTGTVRQALKSILQSEGPSALYRGIGAMGLGAGPAHAVYFSVYETCKKRLSEGSPNNAAAHAASGVCATVASDAVFTPMDMVKQRLQLGNSGYKGVLDCVRRVMSEEGFGAFYASYRTTVLMNAPFTAVHFTTYEAAKRGLVEVWPESVDDERLVVHATAGAAAGALAAAVTTPLDVVKTQLQCQGVCGCDRFKSGSIGDVIKTIVKKDGYRGLMRGWIPRMLFHAPAAAICWSTYEAGKSFFQDFNQQKDTGTVT